The DNA region GGCCGGCACCTCCGCGTCGGTCCGTCCGGCGTGCCGCGCGGGCGGAGCACCCCGCAGCCGGGCCACCTGGGCGGCGATGCGGTCGCCGTCGGCGGTGAGTCCGAGCTCGTCGGTGACGGCGAGCAGGGCGCCGAGGTGCCCGGCGAGCTGGATGTCCAGCTCGTCCTCACGGCTGCGGTGCGGGAAATCGGCGTCGTCGGCCGATGTGTGGACCGATTTGGTGCGGATCGGTTCGTACATGGGTGGCCTCCTGTAGTGCAGTAAGGTCACCCTATCTTAGATTGAGTCTAAAGTTGTCTGCGGTCCGGGGCGGCGGTCGTCCGG from Streptomyces sp. NBC_01754 includes:
- a CDS encoding SCO4983 family protein, with amino-acid sequence MYEPIRTKSVHTSADDADFPHRSREDELDIQLAGHLGALLAVTDELGLTADGDRIAAQVARLRGAPPARHAGRTDAEVPALHRRAHALAGRALVVAASRADTAVAVLAAEAMDAHAAALPTTTAPTSLAAVR